A single window of Zea mays cultivar B73 chromosome 10, Zm-B73-REFERENCE-NAM-5.0, whole genome shotgun sequence DNA harbors:
- the LOC103641033 gene encoding uncharacterized protein yields MKLRHEVLKSDVEAALQVLNFAIYHKELTEMEEREQREMEMKQQAALPPAMEKFDVTPSPAPAAGQPRALPLTFYDLVFLAIPPVQRLFFYDRADLLDVSDFTLGELPRFRDSLAAALHHFYPLAGKLTCELVDEEAAAPPKGPRDQGAPGGGGGIEGAWSAGWMEQPSREPASQGPPG; encoded by the exons ATGAAACTGAGGCATGAG GTTCTGAAATCCGATGTTGAGGCTGCATTGCAAGTTCTAAATTTTGCAATATACCACAAGGAATTGACTGAGATGGAAGAGAGAGAACAGAGAGAAATGGAGATGAAACAGCAAGCTGCCCTCCCACCTGCCATGGAGAAGTTTGACGTCACACCATCGCCGGCACCGGCGGCAGGGCAGCCACGAGCGCTGCCGCTCACGTTCTACGACCTCGTTTTCTTGGCCATCCCGCCCGTACAACGCCTGTTCTTCTACGACAGGGCCGACCTGCTCGACGTCTCCGACTTCACGCTGGGCGAGCTGCCACGATTCAGGGACTCCCTCGCCGCCGCGCTACACCACTTCTACCCGTTGGCGGGGAAGCTAACGTGCGAGCTGGTCGACGAggaggccgccgcgccgccgaaGGGACCGAGGGACCAGGGAGCgccgggaggaggaggagggatcGAGGGAGCATGGAGCGCCGGGTGGATGGAGCAGCCGAGCAGGGAGCCAGCCAGCCAGGGACCACCGGGATGA